The Nitrospiria bacterium DNA window GATGCTGGCCCAATCCGCAAAACGGCTGATCCTGAACAGCGAATCCGTGAAAAGGGATTTCGAGGCGTTTCTCCCCGCCTACGTCGACCGCGTGGATGTACTGAGGTTTTGCGCTCAGATCCCCTTGGAGATCTACGAAGCAACTCCGTATAAGGAATTGCATCCATACGACATCCCGGAAAAATTTTTTCATCTACCGAACCAGTTCTGGAAGCACAAAAACCATTACGCGGTCATCCGGGCCTTGGAAACATTAAAGGACCGCGGCCGGAAGGTCTGTGTCGTGTGCACGGGAAAGGAACAGGATTACCGGCATCCCGATCATTTTGATTTTATCAAAAAGGAAATCTCGAAACGGGGGGTCGCGGATCAGATTTTTTTGAAGGGTCTGGTTCCGGTGCGGCATCTTTACCTGTTCATGCGTCAATCCATATCGGTTTTAAACCCGTCGCTGTTCGAGGGTTGGAGTACCTCGGTGGAGGAAGCCAGATCGCTCGGGAAACCGACCCTGCTTTCGGCGATCCCCGCGCACCGCGAGCAGAATCCGCCGGGAGGAATCTATTTTGATCCCCGGGACCCCGAAGACCTCGCGGACAAGATGTGGTCTATTTGGACGGATCGCGATGCGGGGCCCGATGTCGAAACCGAAAGAAAAGCGATTGTCGAGATGGAAAAAAGGGCGGCGGCATTCGCAGAGGGATTCGCAAATATCCTGAGAAAAGCCCTGGCCTAAGAAGACAAAAATGGGAGCTGGTATCCGACATCGACGGCCCGTCGGATTTCGAACAACCCTGTGCCCCGAATTTCCATGACCGGCGTTTTGATGATCAAAAGGTTCTTTCATGAACATACTCGCCTTTGAGCCCTTTGCCCAACGGGAAGGCCATTTTGCCTGTTATACGACCCGGGCCTGCCAGGCCTTGGCCTCATCCGGTCATCGAATCACGCTGGTCACGACCGAGATGGATCCCCGGCCTTATCTTTCGGCCGCACCGCAATTTAGGGTCATGAACACGGGGCCGAGCCGGTTGTTGGCTTTCCGGAAACGGGGGGCTGTGCTGGAAGGGCTCCTTCGAGGAGCCTCAATGATCTGGGACAATATCAGAGTATTATTTCGCCTCCTCGGGATGGTTCACAAGGAGCGGTATGACGCGATCCAATTCTTCGATTATGATCCCGTCACGACATATGGTATGCTGTGGACGGCCCTGCGGCTCTTGCAAATCCGAATGCCGCCGCTCTATTTTGTGGTGATTGCGGCGAATTATACGGCGGAAGACTATACAAATTCTTTTTATCGCTTGTACGGCAAACTTCATCACCGCATGAACAGAATTCTTCTTGCACGTTACGCAAGAGCGATCATGGCGGACGGCCTCTGGCGGCCCGGTGAACTGGAGGCTCAGTTGGGTCTGGAGACCGGGATCCCCCCGCTCTACCCGATTCCTCACGGGATCATGGTGGCCGAAAAACCTTATCCAAAAGAGGAAGCGCGTCGTGCGCTGGGGCTGCGCGACGACGGGATTGTGTTGTTGTATTTCGGCATCCTGAGAAAAGATAAAGGCGTGGAGTTGCTGATCGAGGCGATGGGTCGGGTCAAGGGCCCATGCAAACTCCTTCTCGCTGGCATGCCTTTCGATATCACCGAAGAGGCCGTCCGGGCCCTGATCCGCTCCCGCGGTTGCGAAGACAAGATCGTTGCGCATCTCGACTATATTCCCCAGAACCGGATTGCCTATTACTATTCCGCTGCGGATGCGGTGATCTATCCGTACAAGTCGCATTACAAGGGGACGGTTGGGACCTTGAATACCGCTTTGGCCTTCGGAAAGCCGGTGATCGGCACGGAACTCCGTTCGATGACGCCTTACTTTGAAGCCTCCACGATTGGAATTTTGGTCAAGCCGGACCATGTCGAATCGCTTCGCGAGGGGATCGAGCGGTTCATGTCATTATCCCGGTCTGAGATGGAGGCCATGACGCGCAACGGTCGGAAGATGGCGGAAGCCGATTCCTGGGCGTCTTTGGCCGAGCGGTTCTCGGAGGTTTATCAACGGCACCTGAGATGATTGGACCCGTCTTGAGAATTTGCCATGGACTCGCGGAAGACCGATGGATATCAAGGAACTTAAGAAGCACTGGGATGACTTGAGTAAAACGGATCCGCTTTGGGCCATCCTGACCGAGCCCGATAAAAAAGGTAATCGGTGGTCGCCGGATGAATTTTTCGAGACGGGCCGAAAAGAGATCGATGCCCTCATGAATCATGTCGGATCGCTTGGCATCCGGCTTCCGCGGAACAAGGCTCTGGACTTCGGTTGCGGTGTCGGAAGGCTGACCCAGCCGCTGGCCGAATATTTCAACGAAGTTTGGGGAGTCGATATCGCCGCGCCGATGATCGACCGGGCCCGAGAATATAACACGCACGGCGTTCGTTGCCGTTATATCCTTAACGACACGGTCGATTTGAAGCGTTTCCCGAATAATGAATTTGATTTGATTTACACCAACATCACGTTGCAACACATCGGGCCCGATTATACGAAAAATTATCTAAGCGAGTTTTTGAGGGTGCTGTCGCCGCAAGGGTTGCTCATCTTTCAGCTGCCGAGTCATCCGGCGACGACGTTAAAAGGGCTGATCATCCGCATGATACCGGCCTCCATTTTGGATACGCTCCGAGCCGGAGGATTGAAAGCGCTGATGCTCCACTCGATAAGTATAAATCAACCCCGATTGCAGATGCACGGCATCAGAATGGATGAAGTCGTCCGTTTTCTTAAGGAGCATGGAGCCAACGTTGTAGATATTCAATCCAATCAAAACTCGGGAAAAGGATGGGTCAGCTATCAATACAGTGCAATAAAAATGCGACCGGACCTTTTACAAAGCGATTCACCCCGATGATCCTCCAGCGGAACGTCCTTAAAACGATCGATCGTTTGGCCGGAGGCGCGCTGGTCCGGCTGCTCGGTCTCGTGACGGGCAGGCCGGTCGGGGAACCTTTCTCGACGATCCGGACGATCCTTGTGATCCGTCCCGGCGGAATGGGAGATGCGATCCTGTTGATCCCCATGCTCCGCGCGCTCAAGGCCCGATTTCCTTCCGCGACCATCCATGTCCTGGCCGAACGGCGGAACGCCGAAATCTTTGGTCTGACAACGAACCTTGTTTCGGAAGTGCTCTGTTACGACCGCATCGGGAATTTTTTGCGCGCGTTGGGCCGCCGATACGACGCGGTGATCGACACCGAACAATGGCACCGTCTCTCCGCCGTGACGGCGCGGCTGGTTCGCGCCGGAAGACGCGTCGGCTTTGCGACAAACGAACGGCGAAGGTTGTTCAGTGTTCCGGTCCCGTACGACCAAAACCGTTATGAAGCGGAGAATTTTCTGAATCTGATGGCGGCCCTCACCGGAGAGCCCGCTCGTTTTGATCCGGAGCAGCCGTTTCTGACGGTCGGAACCGCGTCCATGGATCATCCGCCCGGCGAGCAACGCGAGCGAGCCCCTAAAAGCGTGTTGCTCGCACCGGGAGCAAGCTATCCCGAAAAACGGTGGGGGTTGGAAAAATTCCGACAACTGGCGGAATGGCTCGTCAATAACGGCTATTCAGTCGGGTTGATCGGGGGACCCGCGGATGTTCAGACGACCGCGCCGATCGCCGACGCCTTGCCGGTCCGGAATTTTTCCGGACGGACCACCCTGCCTGAAACGGCGCGGCTCGTCGCAGTCGCGGGATTGGTGATCGGCGGCGACAGCGTGGCGCTGCACCTGGCCGCGGCTTTCGGCGCACCGTCCATTGCCTTGTTCGGCCCGACACCACCGTCTCAGTGGGCGCCTCGCGGTAAACGTCATCGTACGCTCCATCATC harbors:
- a CDS encoding glycosyltransferase family 9 protein — translated: MILQRNVLKTIDRLAGGALVRLLGLVTGRPVGEPFSTIRTILVIRPGGMGDAILLIPMLRALKARFPSATIHVLAERRNAEIFGLTTNLVSEVLCYDRIGNFLRALGRRYDAVIDTEQWHRLSAVTARLVRAGRRVGFATNERRRLFSVPVPYDQNRYEAENFLNLMAALTGEPARFDPEQPFLTVGTASMDHPPGEQRERAPKSVLLAPGASYPEKRWGLEKFRQLAEWLVNNGYSVGLIGGPADVQTTAPIADALPVRNFSGRTTLPETARLVAVAGLVIGGDSVALHLAAAFGAPSIALFGPTPPSQWAPRGKRHRTLHHPPPCSPCSRFGHIPPCPYNVDCLNRITVEEVCAAVREIMPPHVLKPPGH
- a CDS encoding glycosyltransferase, with the translated sequence MNILAFEPFAQREGHFACYTTRACQALASSGHRITLVTTEMDPRPYLSAAPQFRVMNTGPSRLLAFRKRGAVLEGLLRGASMIWDNIRVLFRLLGMVHKERYDAIQFFDYDPVTTYGMLWTALRLLQIRMPPLYFVVIAANYTAEDYTNSFYRLYGKLHHRMNRILLARYARAIMADGLWRPGELEAQLGLETGIPPLYPIPHGIMVAEKPYPKEEARRALGLRDDGIVLLYFGILRKDKGVELLIEAMGRVKGPCKLLLAGMPFDITEEAVRALIRSRGCEDKIVAHLDYIPQNRIAYYYSAADAVIYPYKSHYKGTVGTLNTALAFGKPVIGTELRSMTPYFEASTIGILVKPDHVESLREGIERFMSLSRSEMEAMTRNGRKMAEADSWASLAERFSEVYQRHLR
- a CDS encoding glycosyltransferase family 1 protein; its protein translation is MRVAFTLIGFEGWTGGSQYQRHLFSTMASARRNLLQPILFVGQKVSQGEIDPFRSYVSEIVVDPCFDKWTPSWAARQLLTMVAQRDSRTEKVFRKHRVDVVFFSGFFGARFSVPVVNWIADFQHARMPKMFSARERLMRNFVFRMLAQSAKRLILNSESVKRDFEAFLPAYVDRVDVLRFCAQIPLEIYEATPYKELHPYDIPEKFFHLPNQFWKHKNHYAVIRALETLKDRGRKVCVVCTGKEQDYRHPDHFDFIKKEISKRGVADQIFLKGLVPVRHLYLFMRQSISVLNPSLFEGWSTSVEEARSLGKPTLLSAIPAHREQNPPGGIYFDPRDPEDLADKMWSIWTDRDAGPDVETERKAIVEMEKRAAAFAEGFANILRKALA
- a CDS encoding methyltransferase domain-containing protein, giving the protein MDIKELKKHWDDLSKTDPLWAILTEPDKKGNRWSPDEFFETGRKEIDALMNHVGSLGIRLPRNKALDFGCGVGRLTQPLAEYFNEVWGVDIAAPMIDRAREYNTHGVRCRYILNDTVDLKRFPNNEFDLIYTNITLQHIGPDYTKNYLSEFLRVLSPQGLLIFQLPSHPATTLKGLIIRMIPASILDTLRAGGLKALMLHSISINQPRLQMHGIRMDEVVRFLKEHGANVVDIQSNQNSGKGWVSYQYSAIKMRPDLLQSDSPR